CGGGGGGGTTCTCAGCTTTTCTAAATGGCTTTAGAGCATACTGCTTTAAAGTGCTATGTTGTCCTTGTGTTCTTTGAAGCCGATGCCACAATATTGCGTAACTATAACGCTCTGcaatggactggcgccctcttcAGAGTATGTTCCTGCTTTctgccctgtgattccaggtgtgctccagacccactgcaaatGTAATCAGGGTGAAgaagttacagaagatgaaaggatgaatgaatgaatgaccagaagaactttttctttctcttcaaaATTATGTCACTGTCGCACTGTCAGCAATGATATATTTATCTTCTATTATATACAGAGTGTGAATATATAATTCACAATAACCTTTAAACCTACATCAGTTAAATCAGTGCCACATAAAGCTTTGATTTTCACAGCTGAATGAGCATTATATTCTCCAGCAAAGTGGTGTTAGTGTTGGCAGTGAATAGTATATTACATCTTTTAGTTACTTCATTGAAATGGTGCGATCAAACACTAACAAAGAcgtcactgtgtgtttgtgtgatctACAATGAGCTGTACGTCTCCACATTATTCTTCAATATAATTACATCAAGGTTTTCTGCTCTTTATTGCCTCCACACTGAGATCATGGTAGCCAAAGGGATTCTACAGAACTCTATTAACTTGTTCCCTGTGTCtctataaagaaaataatagaTGGAAATTACAGCTGACGATGTGAGCTATTGCATTTTGTTGttgtccaaaataaataaataaataaataaaaaagtatctCCAAAACATTGAGTTTACAGCAAAGGTCAAAAACAACATTGTTAAACTGAAATGCAAGTTAAACCTTTTTTGCAATTATTCCAtgctattttattcatttattcgtcTTCTGTAACCCCTTCATCTTGGTTGTGGTCatgatgggtccggagcccacccagaatcattgagcgTATAGCAGGGAAAcgtacactcacacctgtagacaatttcacacacaatcCACCCATGAACAATATTTGGGACTGTGGAATGAAACAGGcacacccagaagaaacccatgcagacacaaggagaacacacaagGAGACACAACCCCTCACAGTCCCCCAAGGTTGCGATTAAACCCAGGACCCAGAGACCCTGGAGTCGTGTAGCAGAAATACCTGCACCGCCACATTGCTGCCTGCAAatcatttttgaacatttctatttctattggtccatctaCTGGGAAACTTTCATAGCGTGTAAAGAGCAGCTggtgtgttcaaataatgtagaaaaatgaaaattgagagaaaataataacacatgCTTATTCTTGGACAGAAAAGATTTATGAATTCCATCTCAGTGAGCATGTTTTATAACGAGGACATATCTCGCTCAAGGTGAGGGTCACTAGCATATACAGAGGCTCTAAATGCAGACCTCTTTGTCCAgcattcttctgaaatcaaaggcGTCCATAGGGGGTTGTCTTCTATTGTGGCAGTAACAGCCCACACTGTATACTctcctgggaaggctttacactagatgctggatcatatctgtgaggatctgaGGGCTTTCCACCATTGGTTATTTCTGGAggataaacaccactccaaacCACCcaaaaggtattggatggatcTATATCATTCCAAAGCTCAGTGCTCTGTTGGGAGGATTTATACCCCACTAGCCCACCCTTGGCaatgagcatggtgaccttgggcACTTCTGCAGCTGATCCAGAGCATCCTGTTTCATTTTAGGTTTACAAGCTGGTTGTGCACAGAACATCTGCATTTACAATAGGCGTACTCACCAGTTATAGGGGGTGTCTACAGACTTTTAGAAATATAGTGTGTTATTCTCATGTCTTAGGTATTGAACAGCAGTGCTCAATCATTCCAGTTCTGTGTTGGGGAGATTCATACCTCTCTACTCCATGAAAATCTCAGTGAGCATAGATAAATTACATTATATGGAGGTTCTTTAAACtggtaaaatatttatttaaaagttctTTAGGGAAGCTAAACTGCTTTTGTTTCAAATGATCTATTTTGGGCACCTTTCTTTTAAAGGATGTACATTACTAGTGCGGCTTTAGACTGTACAGCAGTGACTGGTGCAGTGGTGCATATGCTCAGCTAAAATTCCACTGCTTTCTCCTGTGGCCCCTGCCTTGTAATTCTGATGATAATAGTACAGTATTATAATTTCGCTCTCATCTTGCTCTTCCCTGGTAAAATGGGGATTAAGTGGAGATTATGGCAGTGCCTTTTTCTTTATCCCTGGCTAAGCCAGCAGAGCATGCAGCTCAAAGTTGACGGTGCACTGTGTGATCTCCTCTTCTACCAATGGGAAACTTTACCAAGGCTCTACACAGAGAGTCATTCGCTTTCGTTTTTTGGACCTGTCAGGGAAGAAGCCACTGAGTACAAATAGCTGTGAAGAATTGTGGGAGGGCGCAGATATGTAACAGGTGGGAAACATAGTGCACCCATTGCTGCTTTATGGGGCATGTTGTGTGTCTGGAAAAACAAAATTGTTTCATTCCACATCTGAAGCTACTTACAAGCTGCATCATGGCCAACGGACGAGAAAAGAAGTGCAGCACATTTCTCAGTTGACCATGCTGCAGCTTGTTAGCAACTGTTAAACAATGTTAAATGATATAATATAAAACTGTTCAACTTCAGCGCAAAGACAGATCTGTCCAACACGAAAAAGAGAAAATGGACATTCCTTTTCTTCAACTATCAACTTTGACCTTAGTGTTAGTAGACTGGCCAACTCTGAAATCCTGGGGGAGGTTCcataaagcaggatttctcagtttagccagatagcTTAAGCCTCAAGTTAAAAGTGTCCAATAGGAAAAGAGCAGAAGCACATTCCTATTAGACAGCCCTTAACTATCGGCTTAAATTGTAGCTAACTCATAAATCCTGCTTCGGGGAACACCACCCTGGGCAGTGAAATATCCCTACTActgttaaaaacaacaacaaggtgtattattattattattattattattgttgttgttgtgagtAATTACACTAGTATATGAAATGTCAACAGATTTTTGTATTCGTAATATAACTGTTGAATATTTACCTTCTCACTATaatcatattgttattattaattccATTAAACTTGTATCAACATCATTGCCAAATTATCTccaacaatattattattatcgttatatattttctatttgtATGTTAGTATCTTCTATCAAatcaattattatataattccaGTAACAGTAGTGGTATAATCGGTTAAATcgatgttgttattattattaaaaggttTTCTCATCCTCTAGTTGCTAAGCAGTTACCCAGCAGGCCCTCTAGGTGTCGCGCTCTCGCAGCTGCTCGCGGCTCCCTGGCCCGAGCGCGCGCGCTGACGTCACCACGGCGTTGATTCGCTGAGGCGGCGGCGGAGTTTAGAGcgcgagagcgcggcgcgcgccctGCTGCCTCACTCACTATGATCTAGAGCCGGTCAGCACGCGCGCACGGGGAGAGCGGAGAAAACACACCCGCGCGGACAGACAGGTGAGTGCACGCGGGACCGCAGCATAAACACACGGGCACAAACATGCACGCGCACAGGCAAAGTACCAAAGAGAcgcacttttttttctttagtaaACGCTGGACTCGCGCGGTGCGGCGGGGATTAAAGGAGAAGCGTGTTGTAGTGTGTTATGTTTGCTCTGTTTTGACCGAAGGTGAGAGGgcgtgaagtgtgtgtgtgtgtgtgtgtgtgtgtgtgtgtgtgtgtgtgaaagcgaGCGCGCACCTGCTGGAGCTCCTCCGGGCTCCGGTCTGCCTGCACCGGGCCACATGCAGGGATGTTGTGTTGACGTAAGCGGGTGCTCGAGCGAGTGGGACGTGCTTTACAGGTTCACGGTAAACCACGCTAACTTCAAACAGTTCCTAAACGAGGAAACAAGCAGACACATGTAAACTGTGAATGAAGCAGCGTTTCAAAGTCTTGAGCTGAGCAGCTGGTCGTAGTGTTTAAAGCTTGTAGGTTTTTAACTCGCTCCCCGCCTCCAAACTGTTGCTCCGCCGCTGGGTCTGAGCCGTGTGTGTTTTCAGTCAATGACACGCTGGTGTTTAACGTTAATTAATCACAGTTCCACTCACTTCACCGTGTCTTCTCCTGCTcaccaaaccaaaccaatgCCGCTTCTGAATGAACCCCGCGGGATTCCTGAGTTAGCCGGGTAGCTTTAACCCAGAGTTGAGGATTGTCCAAGAATGTCCTTCAGCTGTTTTCCTATTGGACTCTCGAGGCTTAAGTTCTCTGGTTAATGGGAGAAACCCTGCTTTGTGCAATAGGCCGCTTGTTTCCTCAGGAGGGAGGCTAGTGTTTTGAAGTGTGGAGTAGCCCCCAGATGTAAACATGTAGAGCTGCTGTGGTCGGGGACCGCTGCACGTCTCTGTAACTGTGTAATGGCTGGTGATGATGAATCGCTGCTTAACTAGGGCCACTTGCTGCTCTTCCCCTTAAGCGCGTTCACGTGTTCAGCCAGTCTCGGTCATGCAGCTATTGATCAGGCTgcacctttctctctttcattacTAGCAGCAGGCGCGTGCACGTGTTTCCCGCATGCACCGGTTGTAGTCTTTTTTCCCAGTTTGTCATATTTCGGTTTGTTGCTGATGCTTCTGTGTGTTATTTGCCTCCGTTGCGCGCGGCATGCTTTGAGTCTCCGGTGCACGGCTGCACACACACTTCGAGTCGCGTCGCCCTGTTGCTGATCACGTCTGATCGACGCACTTCTCCATGCATCTCAGCGGAGGCGCGCTGCCCGTCTGGGCTCCAGTCTGCTGAATCCTGAACGGTTTCTGGAGCGTTACGCACGGGCAAGCTCCTTACGCACAGCGCGGTGTGTGCTCCCGGGCACGGAGCTCTCTCAGGGCTCGTATAAAAACAGCACGGAGACTCTCTTCCTTCGCATTAAGGTGTGCGGATGGCAGACGTTGCTGTTACGCAGTGAAAAGTATTAAGGCgttgtatttattattgttcatattattattgtttacttaTGTGTTTGCATTTTATTAGTAATGTTTGTCTGTTTGGCTGCAGCTTTCATCCTTATTAGTTTAACGTGTAGGCAATGATCAGGGCTTTAATGTGTGTCCTAATGCCATGTTTTCCCTGAGAGTGAAGGGGCTGAAATGCTCTGCACATGGGCTCTGAGAAATATTGCATTCACTTGGTCCATTATTTTCAGAGAAATCTCATtgtttttacactgtgtgaGTATATTATCCTGATGAATTAATATGATACAATTAATATAATAACGTATATCACCATCCTGTATTTATTTCAGCTCAAGTGGGCCTGGAACATCAAATATGATCTCCCTTCATCCATAGTTTAAGACAGAGTATTGATATCCTTTttgaaaaaaaacccaaaagcaTCTTTATTAGCAGTGTGTGCAATCTCGAAATGGCGTCTTGTGTAGCGGTTTTAAAAAGCAGCTTTAGGTGGGCATGTTGTTTGCCGCACAGGCTCTGAGCTTTTGTGACATCCTCTGTTCCAACTGTTCCTGGCAACAGCTTGCCTCACCCTCCATGCTCCGCTCGCTATCCCACTCTGTGATGAGAATACTGAATAAGATGCCATTTCATTTCAGGAGGCTGTTGATGGGCTTTGTGAGGCAAGCTCGAACACACCGAAACAAAGGCATGATTACAGGCAGGGTTTTCCCCAGCACCGGTGCTAAATTTCCACGCCTCTTGTCTGGGCCACTTGTCATTTGAACATTTTGATAGACCTAGCTGGGGATTTGGGCTCTGTGTTTGCAAACATGTCATTTTGGACGGCAATTTACAGTCTCTCGTTTTGCTCAGGTGGTGTGAGGTTTGGCCGCTGTTTTTCTAACAGTGCGAAAATCCCACCGTTGTCTCGTCTCATTGACTGAATGCTATGGGCCCTGTTATTGGATTTTGTATTTGAATTCAGCAGGTCTTGTTAACTGCGACACCCCTGTAAGTAAAGAGATTAAGTCACCGCTTAGATTACAAAAGTGTCGGCTTCACTGTAATTTTGATCAATGAAGAGCATCTAATACACATTCTTGGTTTTGTATATTTACCCAGGTTCCTCATgtttcatatctctctctctctctctttttctctctctctctctttctctctagacTGACCTTATCTTGTTTACAAAGATAACTGAACAGACTGCTGAGTGGAAAGAGAGACTCATGAGTCGACCTGGCGGGTTTTCGGAGACGTTATGGATCTGACTAAAATGGGTATGATACAGCTCCAGAACCCCAACCACCCCACAGCTCTGCTGCACAAGGCCAATCAGATGCGGCTGGCTGGCACGCTCTGTGATGTGGTCATCATGGTGGACAGCCAGGAGTTCCACGCTCACCGGACAGTGTTGGCCTGCACCAGCAAGATGTTTGAGATCCTGTTCCACCGCAACAGCCAGCATTACACCCTTGACTTTCTCTCACCAAAGACCTTCCAGCAGATCCTCGAGTACGCCTACACTGCCACGCTCCAGGCCAAAGTGGAAGACCTGGACGACCTGCTGTATGCAGCAGAGATCCTGGAGATCGAGTACCTGGAGGAGCAATGCCTGAAGATCCTGGAGACCATCCAGTCCTCGGATGAGAACGACACAGAGGTCAGCATGAATGACGGGGGCGGTGGCGGCACAGAGGAGGACGAGGAGCGCAAGGGGAGGCACGGGAGGAGCATCAAGAAACATTCCATGGACGAGAGCGGCTACGCGTCCGCCACCCAGCAGGCCTTGGCGCTGTCCGGCATGGTGGACCAGAGCCCCTCCGTCTCCACCTCTTTTGgcctgtccaccatgagcccgACCAAAGCAGCTGTGGACAGTCTGATGAGCATCGGCCAGTCCCTCCTGCAGAGTGGCATGCCACATGGtaagaaaaataacaaaatatagtGTGTTGAATGTTAGGGATGCACTCATCTGGAAATCTGATACTGGTaacatcatcactgtccaatcaaaacatgtatttccatttttgtggacGTCTTTCACATAGTGTGAAagtttcataatgaatggaccaatagaaatgctccagattGACTaaaaattaaatctttttacattgacttccattgaaattcaAGAAGGTCTATTCCTTCTGCTGTAAAGCTACTATTTTGTAGACACATGTTTAATTGGACAGTAACGAAGCATTTAACAGAATATCCTCAGAACATTTGAGATTGATTAACGTTTGATGCCATCTAACAAACATCATACGATGCAGCCTTGCAGCATGGCGTGGGCGGAGATGACCTACCTGGAAACTCCCACCCTGCCACGGCCGAGATCAAGACGGAGATGATGCAGGTGGACGAGGGCGGTGACCCTGAGAGCTCCAGAGCAGCAGAGTCTGGAGGCTCCAGTAATGGAGAGGCTGACAGGAACCGGGACGGGCCTGGGACCCCCACTCGGAGCAGCGTGATCACCAGCGCCCGAGAGCTGCACTACGTCCGAGTGGATGGGGGTGCGGACCCGCAGGCTGAGATGGGCCACATGGGGCTGGAGGCCGTAGCAGGGGTGACTGAGAAGCACCTGGCCTCTCTTTATGGCATGCCCACCAACCACAAGAACGAGGCTGTGCTGACCATGCCCTCCTCCATGGCCTCGTCCTTGCACATGACTCCGGCTCTGCCCATGTCCATGGACTTCAGCGCTTACGGTGGCCTGCTGCCACAGAGCTTCATCCAGAGGGAGTTCTTCAGCAAGCTGGGTGAGCTGGCAGCCAGCATAAAGCCAGAGGGGCGCGGTGGCAGCCAGAGCGAGAGATGCAACGTGTGTGGAGCCGAACTGCCCGA
This genomic interval from Hoplias malabaricus isolate fHopMal1 chromosome 15, fHopMal1.hap1, whole genome shotgun sequence contains the following:
- the zbtb16a gene encoding zinc finger and BTB domain-containing protein 16-A yields the protein MDLTKMGMIQLQNPNHPTALLHKANQMRLAGTLCDVVIMVDSQEFHAHRTVLACTSKMFEILFHRNSQHYTLDFLSPKTFQQILEYAYTATLQAKVEDLDDLLYAAEILEIEYLEEQCLKILETIQSSDENDTEVSMNDGGGGGTEEDEERKGRHGRSIKKHSMDESGYASATQQALALSGMVDQSPSVSTSFGLSTMSPTKAAVDSLMSIGQSLLQSGMPHALQHGVGGDDLPGNSHPATAEIKTEMMQVDEGGDPESSRAAESGGSSNGEADRNRDGPGTPTRSSVITSARELHYVRVDGGADPQAEMGHMGLEAVAGVTEKHLASLYGMPTNHKNEAVLTMPSSMASSLHMTPALPMSMDFSAYGGLLPQSFIQREFFSKLGELAASIKPEGRGGSQSERCNVCGAELPDNEAVEQHRKLHSGMKIYGCELCGKRFLDSLRLRMHLLSHSAGEKAIVCDQCGAQFQKEDALEAHRQIHTGSDMAIFCLLCGKRFQTQMALQQHMEVHAGVRSYICSECNRTFPSHTALKRHLRSHTGDHPFECEFCGSCFRDESTLKGHKRIHTGEKPYECNGCGKKFSLKHQLETHYRVHTGEKPFECKLCHQRSRDYSAMIKHLRTHNGASPYQCTICLEYCPSLSAMQKHMKGHKPEDIPPDWRIEKTYLYLCYV